Proteins from a genomic interval of Massilia sp. KIM:
- a CDS encoding response regulator, with protein sequence MMTYATAASPTAPRRVLVLDDDEILLEALDAMLTRMGVGHVALEADARGALERLDEHRPDLMICDLMLPEMDGIEFLQAAAGQGYRGKVVLLSALDDGLREAAGELARALGLDVAAGLRKPISMEQLRSAVEC encoded by the coding sequence ATGATGACCTACGCCACCGCCGCTTCGCCCACTGCCCCCCGGCGCGTGCTGGTGCTGGACGACGACGAGATCCTGCTAGAGGCCCTGGACGCGATGCTGACCAGGATGGGGGTCGGCCACGTGGCGCTGGAAGCCGACGCCCGCGGCGCCCTCGAGCGCCTGGACGAGCACCGGCCCGACCTCATGATCTGCGACCTGATGCTGCCCGAAATGGACGGCATCGAGTTCCTGCAGGCCGCCGCCGGCCAGGGCTACCGCGGCAAGGTGGTGCTGCTCTCGGCCCTGGACGACGGCCTGCGCGAAGCCGCCGGCGAGCTGGCGCGCGCCCTCGGGCTGGACGTGGCGGCCGGCCTGCGCAAGCCGATCAGCATGGAGCAATTGCGCAGCGCCGTGGAATGTTGA
- the hutC gene encoding histidine utilization repressor, which yields MEEQTAQDSTPIFQRIKDYLVSEIASGRWKEGDLVPSEQALVRQFGVSRMTVNRAVRELTAEQVLVRRQGSGTYVAPQKYQATLVEIRNIADEIRARGKAHRADVRLLRQEEAGDELAAEFDLDPGAPLFHSLIVHFENEVPIQLEDRWVNPACAPAYLEQDFRLITPNEHLMQAAPLQGAVYTIEAQPAQPGVAAMLGVPPDSCCLVLHRRTTSAGRIASVATMWHPGHLARFTGSV from the coding sequence TTGGAAGAGCAGACCGCGCAAGACAGCACGCCCATTTTCCAGCGCATCAAGGATTACCTGGTGAGCGAGATCGCTTCCGGGCGCTGGAAGGAAGGCGACCTGGTGCCGTCCGAGCAGGCCCTGGTGCGCCAGTTCGGCGTCTCGCGCATGACCGTCAACCGCGCCGTGCGCGAGCTGACCGCCGAGCAGGTGCTGGTGCGCCGCCAGGGCTCGGGCACTTATGTGGCGCCGCAGAAGTACCAGGCCACCCTGGTCGAGATCCGCAACATCGCCGACGAGATCCGCGCACGCGGCAAGGCCCATCGCGCCGACGTGCGCCTGCTGCGCCAGGAGGAAGCAGGCGACGAGCTGGCCGCCGAGTTCGACCTCGATCCCGGCGCGCCGCTCTTCCATTCGCTGATCGTCCACTTCGAGAACGAGGTCCCGATCCAGCTGGAAGACCGCTGGGTCAATCCGGCCTGCGCCCCGGCCTACCTGGAGCAGGACTTCCGCCTGATCACGCCCAACGAGCACCTGATGCAGGCCGCGCCGCTGCAGGGCGCGGTGTATACCATCGAGGCCCAGCCGGCCCAGCCGGGCGTGGCCGCCATGCTGGGCGTGCCGCCGGACAGCTGCTGCCTGGTGCTGCACCGCCGCACCACCTCGGCAGGCCGCATCGCCTCGGTGGCCACCATGTGGCATCCGGGCCATCTGGCGCGCTTCACCGGCAGCGTGTGA
- the ada gene encoding bifunctional DNA-binding transcriptional regulator/O6-methylguanine-DNA methyltransferase Ada, which translates to MNAAIPRTATTFDSDDARWDAVQRRDRAADGQFVYSVRSTGVYCRPSCPSRGALRANVAFHASCAEAESAGFRACLRCKPNGPALAERQAEAVARACRLIEASEDEPDLDSLAREAGMSRFHFHRVFKAHTGITPKAYAAARRAARVRSSLQESSTVTEAIFDAGFNSSGRFYAASGGLLGMSPRRYRSGGQGETIRFAVAQCSLGAVLVASTERGICCVLIGDQPEPLVRDLQERFPRAELQGAEADFERTVARVIGLIETPGQGLDLPLDVRGTAFQQRVWQALREIPAGQTVSYAELAERIGLKDGARAVAGACAANPVAVAIPCHRVVRTDGALSGYRWGIERKRTLLEREAQQ; encoded by the coding sequence ATGAACGCCGCGATTCCACGCACCGCCACCACCTTCGACAGCGACGACGCGCGCTGGGACGCCGTGCAGCGCCGCGACCGCGCCGCCGACGGCCAGTTCGTTTATTCGGTGCGCAGCACCGGGGTCTACTGCCGCCCGTCCTGCCCCTCGCGCGGCGCGCTGCGCGCCAACGTCGCCTTCCACGCCAGCTGCGCCGAGGCCGAAAGCGCGGGCTTTCGCGCCTGCCTGCGCTGCAAGCCGAACGGGCCGGCCCTGGCCGAGCGCCAGGCCGAGGCGGTGGCGCGCGCCTGCCGCCTGATCGAGGCGTCCGAGGACGAGCCCGACCTCGACAGCCTGGCCCGCGAGGCCGGCATGAGCCGCTTCCACTTCCACCGCGTATTCAAGGCGCATACCGGCATCACGCCCAAGGCCTATGCGGCGGCGCGCCGCGCGGCGCGGGTGCGCAGCAGCTTGCAGGAGTCGTCCACGGTCACCGAGGCGATCTTCGACGCCGGCTTCAATTCGAGCGGGCGCTTCTACGCCGCCTCGGGCGGGCTGCTGGGAATGAGTCCGCGCCGCTACCGCAGCGGCGGGCAGGGCGAGACCATCCGCTTCGCCGTGGCCCAATGCTCGCTGGGCGCGGTGCTGGTCGCCAGCACCGAACGCGGCATCTGCTGCGTGCTGATCGGCGACCAGCCCGAGCCCCTGGTGCGCGACCTGCAGGAGCGCTTCCCGCGCGCCGAGCTGCAGGGCGCCGAGGCCGATTTCGAGCGCACCGTGGCGCGCGTGATCGGCCTGATCGAAACCCCCGGCCAGGGGCTGGACCTGCCGCTCGACGTGCGCGGCACCGCCTTCCAGCAGCGCGTGTGGCAGGCCCTGCGCGAGATCCCGGCCGGCCAGACCGTCAGCTATGCCGAGCTGGCCGAGCGCATCGGCCTGAAGGACGGCGCGCGCGCGGTGGCCGGGGCCTGCGCCGCCAATCCGGTGGCGGTGGCGATTCCCTGCCACCGCGTGGTGCGCACCGACGGCGCGCTGTCGGGCTACCGCTGGGGCATCGAGCGCAAGCGCACCCTGCTCGAGCGCGAGGCCCAGCAATGA
- a CDS encoding 2OG-Fe(II) oxygenase, translating into MKEVDWDAVADQLDGFGCAVIPGLLSADECAWYARLYDSPGLFRSRVVMERHGFGRGEYQYFAYPLPGSLAWLRAHLYPPLARIANRWQAALGLDGGFPAAHEDFLARCHAAGQLRPTPLLLRYREGDYNCLHQDLYGEQVFPLQVAVLLSRPGQDFEGGEFVLTEQRPRMQSRAEVVALGQGDAVVFAVNQRPVQGTRGVYRVAMRHGVSRLKAGSRHTLGIIFHDAD; encoded by the coding sequence ATGAAGGAAGTGGACTGGGATGCGGTGGCCGACCAGCTCGACGGTTTCGGCTGCGCCGTGATCCCCGGCCTGCTGTCGGCCGACGAGTGCGCGTGGTATGCGCGGCTGTACGACAGTCCCGGGCTATTCCGCAGCCGCGTGGTGATGGAGCGCCATGGCTTCGGGCGCGGCGAGTACCAGTACTTCGCCTATCCGCTCCCCGGCTCGCTGGCATGGCTGCGCGCCCACCTGTATCCGCCGCTGGCGCGCATCGCCAACCGCTGGCAGGCCGCGCTCGGACTGGACGGGGGCTTTCCCGCAGCGCACGAGGACTTCCTGGCGCGCTGCCATGCCGCCGGCCAGCTGCGCCCCACGCCGCTGCTGCTGCGCTACCGCGAGGGCGACTACAACTGCCTGCACCAGGACCTGTACGGCGAGCAGGTCTTTCCCTTGCAGGTGGCGGTGCTGCTTTCGCGTCCCGGCCAGGACTTCGAGGGCGGCGAATTCGTATTGACGGAACAGCGCCCGCGCATGCAGTCGCGCGCCGAGGTGGTGGCGCTGGGGCAGGGTGACGCCGTCGTGTTCGCGGTCAACCAGCGCCCGGTGCAGGGCACGCGCGGCGTGTACCGGGTGGCGATGCGCCACGGCGTGAGCCGCCTGAAGGCGGGCAGCCGCCATACCCTGGGGATCATCTTCCACGACGCGGACTAG
- a CDS encoding amidohydrolase: MRVRQIPQCSLFVLAALGSLSAHADTVIDNANGYTLNAKGELVQFSALAFDDSGRIIAVGASADVAAKAKNARRIDAQGRTVLPGLIDAHGHVFGLGQQLTQLDLFRTTSLEQATRAIGEYARANPGHAWIRGRGWNQENWKLGRFPTAAELDAVVSDRPVWLERVDGHAGWANSQTLKLAGITKSTPDPVGGKIIRDANGEATGVLVDAAQDLVVKVLPQQTEAEGRVVLDRALQEIARVGITSVHDAGIGVFEDRLYRAYADGGKLTARVYAMIGGTDKDFDALAKNGPLKDYGKGMYALRSVKLYSDGALGSRGAALIKPYSDEPHSHGLLFYKKEQMDAMMSKAMRKGYQVNVHAIGDAGNHQLLDIYQKEVAVTKSGAQRHRIEHAQVVTLDDIPRFKTLGIIPSMQPTHATSDKNMAETRVGPERIKGAYAWRSFLHQGSRIACGSDFPVEAPNPFYGIHAAVTRQDAQGQPVAGWYPNQAMSLKEAFRCFTLDAAYAGHQENTLGSLEVGKQADFIVIDQDLFKMPTYDIHKTGVLETWVGGKQVFKK, encoded by the coding sequence ATGCGCGTGCGCCAGATTCCACAGTGTTCCCTGTTCGTTCTCGCCGCCCTCGGCAGCCTGTCGGCCCATGCCGACACGGTGATCGACAACGCCAACGGCTATACCCTCAACGCCAAGGGCGAACTGGTCCAGTTCAGCGCGCTGGCCTTCGACGACAGCGGACGGATCATCGCCGTGGGCGCGAGCGCCGACGTGGCCGCGAAGGCGAAGAACGCACGCCGCATCGACGCCCAGGGCCGCACCGTGCTGCCCGGCCTGATCGACGCCCATGGCCACGTGTTCGGCCTGGGCCAGCAGCTCACCCAGCTCGACCTGTTCCGCACCACCTCGCTCGAACAGGCCACCCGGGCGATCGGCGAGTACGCGCGCGCCAACCCCGGCCATGCCTGGATCCGCGGCCGTGGCTGGAACCAGGAGAACTGGAAGCTGGGGCGCTTCCCGACCGCCGCCGAACTCGACGCCGTGGTGAGCGACCGCCCGGTGTGGCTGGAGCGGGTCGACGGCCACGCCGGCTGGGCCAACAGCCAGACCCTGAAGCTGGCCGGCATCACGAAGTCGACTCCGGACCCGGTGGGCGGCAAGATCATCCGCGACGCCAATGGCGAGGCGACCGGGGTATTGGTGGACGCGGCCCAGGACCTGGTGGTGAAGGTGCTGCCGCAGCAGACCGAGGCAGAAGGCCGCGTGGTGCTGGACCGCGCGCTGCAGGAGATCGCACGGGTCGGCATCACCAGCGTGCACGATGCGGGCATCGGCGTGTTCGAGGACCGCCTATACCGCGCCTATGCCGATGGGGGCAAGCTGACTGCGCGCGTGTACGCCATGATCGGCGGCACCGACAAGGACTTCGACGCGCTGGCCAAGAACGGTCCGCTCAAGGATTACGGCAAGGGCATGTACGCGCTGCGTTCCGTCAAGCTGTATTCGGACGGCGCGCTGGGCAGCCGCGGCGCGGCCCTGATCAAGCCCTACAGCGACGAGCCGCATTCGCACGGCCTGCTGTTCTACAAAAAGGAGCAGATGGACGCGATGATGTCCAAGGCCATGCGCAAGGGCTACCAGGTCAACGTGCACGCGATCGGCGACGCCGGCAACCACCAACTGTTGGACATTTATCAGAAAGAGGTCGCGGTGACGAAGAGCGGGGCGCAGCGCCACCGCATCGAGCACGCCCAGGTGGTGACCCTGGACGACATCCCGCGCTTCAAGACCCTGGGCATCATTCCCTCGATGCAGCCGACCCACGCCACCTCGGACAAGAACATGGCCGAGACCCGCGTCGGTCCGGAGCGCATCAAGGGCGCGTATGCGTGGCGCAGCTTCCTGCACCAGGGCTCGCGCATCGCCTGCGGCTCTGACTTCCCGGTGGAGGCGCCGAATCCCTTCTACGGCATCCACGCGGCAGTGACGCGCCAGGATGCGCAGGGTCAGCCGGTGGCGGGGTGGTATCCGAACCAGGCGATGTCGCTCAAGGAGGCGTTCAGGTGCTTTACCCTGGATGCGGCGTATGCGGGGCATCAGGAGAATACGCTCGGCTCGCTGGAGGTGGGCAAGCAGGCGGACTTCATCGTGATCGATCAGGATTTGTTCAAGATGCCGACCTATGACATCCACAAGACGGGGGTGTTAGAGACCTGGGTGGGCGGGAAGCAGGTGTTCAAGAAGTAA
- the hutU gene encoding urocanate hydratase, which translates to MTTESSRLDDPRFDPSREIRAPRGTELSCKSWLTEAAYRMIQNNLDAEVAENPKSLVVYGGIGRAARNWECYDQILASLRALEDDQTLLIQSGKPVGVFQTHPDAPRVLLANSNLVPKWANWEHFNELDRKGLFMYGQMTAGSWIYIGTQGIVQGTYETFAEAGRQHFGGDMAGRWILTAGLGGMGGAQPLAATFAGAVSLNIECQQSSIDFRLRTRYLDKQARDVDEALAMIREHKERREAVSIGLLGNAAEILPELVKRARAGGLVPDLVTDQTSAHDLINGYLPLGWTVEEWKAAQQDPSQHARLKDAAAKSCAVHVRAILDFKAMGAYAVDYGNNIRQVAKDEGVEDAFSFPGFVPAYIRPQFCEGRGPFRWVALSGDPEDIYKTDAKIKELFPQHARVHRWLDMARERIAFQGLPARICWLGLGERHLAGLAFNEMVRTGELKAPIVIGRDHLDTGSVASPNRETEAMRDGTDAVSDWPLLNAMLNTAGGATWVSLHHGGGVGMGYSQHSGVVIVADGTEAAAKRLARVLVNDSGSGVMRHADAGYETAIDTAKRNGLILPMIK; encoded by the coding sequence ATGACCACTGAATCGTCCCGCCTCGACGACCCCCGCTTCGACCCCTCGCGCGAGATCCGCGCCCCACGCGGTACCGAACTCTCCTGCAAGAGCTGGCTCACCGAAGCCGCCTACCGCATGATCCAGAACAACCTCGACGCCGAGGTCGCGGAGAACCCGAAAAGCCTGGTGGTCTACGGCGGCATCGGCCGCGCCGCCCGCAACTGGGAGTGCTACGACCAGATCCTGGCCTCCCTGCGCGCGCTCGAGGATGACCAGACCCTCCTGATCCAGTCCGGCAAGCCGGTCGGCGTGTTCCAGACCCACCCCGACGCCCCGCGCGTGCTGCTGGCGAACTCCAACCTGGTGCCGAAATGGGCCAACTGGGAACACTTCAATGAACTCGACCGCAAGGGCCTGTTCATGTACGGCCAGATGACCGCCGGCAGCTGGATCTACATCGGCACCCAGGGCATCGTGCAGGGCACCTACGAGACCTTCGCCGAAGCCGGCCGCCAGCACTTCGGCGGCGACATGGCCGGGCGCTGGATCCTGACCGCGGGCCTGGGCGGCATGGGCGGCGCCCAGCCCCTGGCCGCCACCTTCGCCGGCGCGGTCTCGCTCAACATCGAATGCCAGCAGAGCAGCATCGACTTCCGCCTGCGCACCCGCTACCTCGACAAGCAGGCGCGCGACGTCGACGAGGCCCTGGCCATGATCCGCGAGCACAAGGAGCGCCGCGAAGCCGTCTCGATCGGCCTGCTCGGCAACGCCGCCGAGATCCTGCCGGAGCTGGTGAAACGCGCCCGCGCCGGCGGCCTGGTGCCGGATCTCGTCACCGACCAGACCTCGGCCCACGACCTGATCAACGGCTACCTGCCGCTCGGCTGGACCGTGGAGGAATGGAAGGCCGCCCAGCAGGACCCGTCCCAGCACGCGCGCCTGAAGGACGCTGCCGCCAAATCCTGCGCCGTGCACGTGCGCGCCATCCTCGACTTCAAGGCCATGGGGGCCTACGCCGTCGACTACGGCAACAACATCCGCCAGGTGGCCAAGGACGAGGGCGTCGAGGACGCCTTCTCCTTCCCCGGCTTCGTGCCGGCCTATATCCGCCCGCAGTTCTGCGAAGGCCGTGGACCCTTCCGCTGGGTGGCCCTGTCCGGCGATCCCGAGGACATCTACAAAACTGACGCCAAGATCAAGGAGCTGTTCCCCCAGCACGCGCGGGTGCACCGCTGGCTCGACATGGCGCGCGAGCGCATCGCCTTCCAGGGCCTGCCGGCGCGCATCTGCTGGCTGGGACTGGGCGAGCGCCACCTGGCCGGACTGGCCTTCAACGAGATGGTGCGCACGGGCGAACTGAAAGCCCCGATCGTGATCGGCCGCGACCACCTCGACACCGGCTCGGTGGCCAGCCCCAACCGCGAGACCGAAGCCATGCGCGACGGCACCGACGCCGTCTCCGACTGGCCGCTGCTGAACGCCATGCTCAACACCGCCGGCGGCGCGACCTGGGTCTCGCTGCACCACGGCGGCGGCGTGGGCATGGGCTACTCGCAGCATTCGGGCGTGGTGATCGTCGCCGACGGCACCGAGGCCGCCGCCAAGCGCCTGGCGCGGGTGCTGGTCAACGACAGCGGCTCGGGCGTGATGCGCCACGCCGACGCCGGCTATGAAACCGCGATCGACACGGCCAAGCGCAACGGCCTGATTCTCCCGATGATCAAATAA
- the hutH gene encoding histidine ammonia-lyase, with translation MNHHHHALTLQPGQLSLADLRAVWAGHLPLTLSADAWPAVEASAETVKAIVAKGDPAYGINTGFGILAKAHIPHDQLAALQRNLILSHAVGTGELLSDTVVRLILLTKIGSLARGYSGVRPVIIETLIKLYNAGIMPAIPSQGSVGASGDLAPLAHMTLPMLGVGQVRVNGELVDASEALRAAGIEKIELEAKEGLALINGTQVSTALALHGLFMAERLLEAGMVTGALSVDAARGSDAPFDARIHAVRGQPGQIEAARIYRELIAGSAIRASHLVGDERVQDPYSLRCQPQVMGAVMDLIANAGRTLLIEANAVTDNPLLFEGGEIISGGNFHAEPVAFAADTLALAIAEIGALAERRIALLIDANLSGLPAFLVKEPGLNSGFMIAHVTAAALASENKSLAHPASVDSLPTSANQEDHVSMATFAARRLDQMAHNTAVIVAIELLAAGQGIEFHRPLTSSATLEQVHAALRRQVAPYDADRFFAPDIEAARRMVVEGALSASCKELFAALHP, from the coding sequence ATGAACCACCACCATCACGCACTCACCCTGCAACCCGGCCAGCTGAGCCTCGCCGACCTGCGCGCCGTCTGGGCCGGCCACCTGCCGCTCACCCTCTCCGCCGACGCCTGGCCCGCCGTCGAAGCCTCGGCCGAGACGGTCAAGGCCATCGTCGCCAAGGGCGACCCGGCCTACGGCATCAACACCGGCTTCGGCATCCTGGCCAAGGCCCACATCCCGCACGACCAGCTGGCCGCCCTGCAGCGCAACCTGATCCTGTCGCACGCGGTGGGCACCGGCGAGCTGCTGTCCGACACCGTGGTGCGCCTGATCCTGCTGACCAAGATCGGCAGCCTGGCGCGCGGCTACTCGGGCGTGCGCCCGGTGATCATCGAGACCCTGATCAAGCTGTACAACGCCGGCATCATGCCGGCCATCCCGTCCCAGGGATCGGTCGGCGCCTCGGGCGACCTGGCGCCGCTGGCCCACATGACCCTGCCGATGCTGGGCGTGGGCCAGGTGCGCGTGAACGGCGAACTGGTGGACGCGAGCGAAGCCCTGCGCGCCGCCGGCATCGAGAAGATCGAGCTGGAAGCGAAGGAGGGCCTGGCCCTGATCAACGGCACCCAGGTCTCGACCGCCCTGGCCCTGCACGGCCTGTTCATGGCCGAGCGCCTGCTGGAGGCGGGCATGGTCACCGGCGCGCTGTCGGTGGACGCCGCGCGCGGCAGCGACGCGCCGTTTGATGCGCGCATCCACGCGGTGCGCGGCCAGCCGGGCCAGATCGAGGCCGCCAGGATCTACCGCGAACTGATTGCCGGCAGCGCCATCCGCGCTTCCCACCTGGTGGGCGACGAGCGCGTGCAGGACCCCTACAGCCTGCGCTGCCAGCCGCAGGTGATGGGCGCGGTGATGGACCTGATCGCCAACGCCGGCCGCACCCTCCTGATTGAGGCCAACGCCGTCACCGACAACCCGCTGCTGTTCGAGGGTGGCGAGATCATCTCGGGCGGTAACTTCCACGCCGAGCCGGTGGCCTTCGCGGCCGACACCCTGGCGCTGGCGATCGCCGAGATCGGCGCGCTGGCCGAGCGCCGCATCGCGCTGCTGATCGACGCCAACCTGTCCGGCCTGCCGGCCTTCCTGGTCAAGGAACCGGGCCTGAACTCGGGCTTCATGATCGCCCACGTCACCGCCGCCGCCCTGGCGTCGGAAAACAAGTCGCTGGCCCATCCGGCGAGCGTTGACAGCCTGCCGACTTCGGCCAACCAGGAAGACCACGTGAGCATGGCCACCTTCGCGGCGCGCCGTCTCGACCAGATGGCGCACAATACGGCTGTGATCGTGGCGATCGAGCTGCTGGCGGCCGGGCAGGGCATCGAGTTCCACCGCCCGCTGACCAGCTCCGCGACCCTGGAACAGGTGCACGCCGCCCTGCGCCGCCAGGTCGCGCCCTACGACGCCGACCGCTTCTTCGCGCCCGACATCGAGGCCGCGCGCAGGATGGTCGTCGAGGGCGCGCTGTCGGCGTCGTGCAAGGAGCTGTTCGCCGCGCTGCATCCGTAA
- the hutG gene encoding N-formylglutamate deformylase, translating into MEFRFKAGKLPMLVSMPHVGTDIPDEVAARLAPCAQARADTDWHLPELYGFLEEMGVSVLSARWSRYLIDLNRPPENTNLYPGMSTTGLCPVDTFGDEKLYQPGMEPDEAEVRQRLERYWRPYHEQLQSELARLKAEHGRVVLWDAHSIASVVPRFFEGKLPDLNFGTADGKSCDPGLEQAVVGVARAQDRFSIAVNGRFKGGHITRHYGQPGQGVHAIQLEMCQCLYMNEQPPFDYRPEVAAEVQPLLRDMIRAASDWVRA; encoded by the coding sequence ATGGAGTTCCGCTTCAAGGCAGGCAAGCTTCCCATGCTGGTGTCGATGCCCCACGTGGGCACCGACATTCCCGACGAGGTGGCGGCGCGGCTCGCGCCCTGCGCGCAGGCGCGCGCCGACACCGACTGGCACCTGCCCGAACTCTACGGCTTCCTCGAGGAGATGGGCGTGTCGGTGCTGAGCGCGCGCTGGTCGCGCTACCTGATCGACCTCAACCGCCCGCCCGAGAACACCAACCTGTATCCGGGCATGAGCACCACCGGCCTGTGCCCGGTCGACACCTTCGGCGACGAAAAGCTCTACCAGCCGGGCATGGAGCCCGACGAAGCGGAAGTCCGGCAGCGCCTGGAGCGCTACTGGCGCCCCTACCACGAACAGCTCCAGTCCGAACTGGCGCGCCTGAAAGCCGAGCATGGCCGCGTGGTGCTGTGGGACGCGCATTCCATCGCCTCGGTGGTGCCGCGCTTCTTCGAGGGCAAGCTGCCCGACCTGAACTTCGGCACCGCCGACGGCAAGTCCTGCGACCCCGGCCTCGAGCAGGCGGTGGTGGGCGTGGCGCGCGCCCAGGACCGCTTCAGCATCGCCGTCAACGGCCGCTTCAAGGGCGGCCACATCACCCGCCACTACGGCCAGCCGGGGCAGGGCGTGCATGCGATCCAGCTCGAGATGTGCCAGTGCCTGTACATGAACGAGCAGCCGCCCTTCGACTACCGGCCCGAGGTGGCGGCCGAGGTCCAGCCCCTACTGCGCGACATGATCCGGGCCGCCAGCGACTGGGTGCGCGCATGA
- a CDS encoding formimidoylglutamate deiminase, translating to MRALFARHALLPEGWRRDVVIEWDIHGDLTGVHPDSHPPLNVARADYVLPGMVNLHSHAFQRALGGLTERAGDGPDSFWTWRDLMYRFAASITPEQIEAIAAQLYVECLRHGYTSVCEFHYLQRAPGGQAYARVAETAERVAAGAHEAGMGLSLLPVLYSHAGFGAQPLKPGQERFRTGVDEVLGIVEALAPLRGGQFEAGAAPHSLRAAGIDQIRALAAGLPQARPLHIHIAEQQAEVEQCLAHTGRRPVAYLMDEIAVGARWCLVHATHLVESEVQSLAGSGAVAGLCPTTEANLGDGLFPLEPYLAAGGVFGVGSDSHVSQSPVEELRWLEYGQRLQHQRRNIAVGGAQREVGDFLWQAALRGGAQAAGRRVGALEAGRRADLLVLDGSHPNLDGVLDAEVLGRFLFCGNDNLVRDVLCGGRWVVQGGRHMAQDAIAQRYRQAVKQLREGSQ from the coding sequence ATGAGGGCCCTGTTCGCGCGCCACGCGCTGCTGCCCGAAGGCTGGCGGCGCGACGTCGTCATCGAGTGGGACATCCACGGCGACCTCACCGGCGTCCATCCCGATTCGCACCCGCCGCTCAACGTGGCGCGCGCCGACTACGTGCTGCCCGGGATGGTCAACCTGCATTCGCACGCCTTCCAGCGCGCCCTGGGCGGGCTGACCGAGCGCGCCGGCGACGGCCCGGACAGCTTCTGGACCTGGCGCGACCTGATGTACCGCTTCGCCGCCAGCATCACGCCCGAACAGATCGAGGCCATCGCCGCCCAGCTCTACGTGGAATGCCTGCGCCACGGCTATACCTCGGTGTGCGAATTCCACTACCTGCAGCGCGCCCCGGGCGGCCAGGCCTATGCCCGGGTGGCCGAGACGGCCGAGCGGGTGGCCGCCGGCGCCCATGAAGCCGGCATGGGCTTGAGCCTGCTGCCGGTGCTCTACAGCCACGCCGGCTTCGGCGCACAGCCCCTGAAACCCGGCCAGGAGCGCTTTCGCACCGGCGTCGACGAGGTCCTCGGCATCGTCGAGGCCTTGGCGCCGCTGCGCGGCGGGCAGTTTGAAGCCGGCGCCGCGCCGCATTCGCTGCGCGCGGCCGGCATCGACCAGATCCGCGCGCTGGCCGCCGGCCTGCCGCAGGCGCGGCCGCTGCACATCCACATCGCCGAGCAGCAGGCCGAGGTCGAGCAATGCCTGGCGCATACCGGACGGCGTCCGGTCGCATACCTGATGGACGAGATCGCCGTCGGTGCGCGCTGGTGTCTCGTGCATGCAACCCACCTGGTCGAGAGCGAAGTACAATCGCTGGCAGGCAGCGGCGCCGTGGCCGGGCTGTGCCCGACCACCGAGGCCAACCTGGGCGACGGGCTGTTCCCGCTCGAGCCCTACCTGGCGGCGGGCGGCGTGTTCGGCGTGGGCAGCGACAGCCACGTCTCGCAAAGCCCGGTCGAGGAATTGCGCTGGCTGGAATACGGCCAGCGCCTCCAGCACCAGCGCCGCAACATCGCGGTCGGCGGCGCGCAGCGCGAGGTCGGTGACTTCCTGTGGCAGGCCGCGCTGCGCGGCGGCGCCCAGGCTGCCGGGCGGCGCGTCGGCGCGCTCGAAGCCGGCCGCCGCGCCGATCTCCTGGTGCTGGACGGCAGCCATCCGAACCTGGACGGCGTGCTGGATGCGGAAGTGCTGGGGCGCTTCCTGTTTTGCGGTAACGACAATCTGGTGCGCGACGTGCTGTGCGGCGGGCGCTGGGTGGTCCAGGGCGGGCGCCACATGGCCCAGGATGCGATCGCGCAGCGCTATCGCCAGGCAGTCAAACAGTTGCGGGAGGGGAGCCAATGA
- a CDS encoding HutD family protein, whose translation MTVLIPFAGLSPVPWKNGGGSTIEIAIGPPDADFEDFDWRVSLATIAEDGAFSQFPGVDRTLALVDGHGMTLQIDGEPSLISEAEPVAQFDGSSEVFAKLSRGVTTDFNVMTRSERCYHQFGRRRLSGQSRFVTRADVTVLFLAEGDSLELSNDEERIGMVRYDAVVLDPDATWELEAGQATIYIVDIYYHSDEDEEHYE comes from the coding sequence ATGACCGTCTTGATTCCGTTTGCAGGTTTGTCGCCGGTGCCGTGGAAGAACGGCGGCGGCAGCACCATCGAAATCGCGATCGGCCCGCCGGACGCGGACTTCGAGGACTTCGACTGGCGCGTCAGCCTGGCTACCATCGCCGAGGATGGCGCCTTTTCCCAGTTCCCCGGCGTAGACCGCACCCTGGCCCTGGTCGACGGCCACGGCATGACCCTGCAGATCGACGGCGAACCGAGCCTCATCAGCGAGGCCGAGCCGGTCGCCCAGTTCGACGGCAGCTCGGAAGTCTTCGCGAAACTCAGCCGCGGCGTGACCACCGACTTCAACGTGATGACGCGCAGCGAGCGCTGCTACCACCAGTTCGGCCGCCGCCGCCTGAGCGGGCAGTCGCGCTTCGTCACCCGCGCCGACGTGACGGTGCTGTTCCTGGCCGAAGGCGACAGCCTGGAGCTGAGCAACGACGAGGAGCGCATCGGCATGGTGCGCTACGACGCCGTGGTGCTCGACCCTGACGCCACCTGGGAGCTGGAGGCGGGGCAGGCCACCATCTACATCGTCGACATCTACTACCACTCGGACGAAGACGAGGAACACTATGAGTGA